The Atribacteraceae bacterium genome includes a region encoding these proteins:
- a CDS encoding RecX family transcriptional regulator, protein MEKKRRFTPHELTAWLLGQKMFTRKELSDRLKKEGFSEREIHAAFHDFERDGYIDDRMFIVRYVEDRRRFRPRGYHALYGELLRRGISRSRLERFREKYYPLDREVEDAYRLFTGWAQSLPEEMSEKVRYRLTGRLLRRGFSAEAIELAWSRYHACGPSDYS, encoded by the coding sequence ATGGAGAAGAAGCGGCGTTTTACTCCCCACGAACTGACTGCCTGGCTGTTGGGACAGAAAATGTTCACTCGGAAGGAACTCAGCGATCGACTGAAAAAAGAGGGGTTTTCCGAGAGGGAGATCCACGCCGCCTTCCACGATTTCGAACGCGACGGGTATATTGACGACCGGATGTTCATCGTACGTTATGTAGAGGACCGCCGGCGCTTCAGACCCCGAGGATACCATGCCCTCTACGGGGAACTGTTGCGGCGGGGAATTTCCCGAAGCAGGTTGGAACGGTTTCGGGAAAAATACTACCCGTTAGACCGGGAAGTTGAGGATGCCTACCGGCTCTTCACGGGCTGGGCCCAATCCCTCCCGGAAGAAATGAGCGAAAAAGTGCGCTATCGTCTGACCGGACGACTCCTGCGCCGCGGGTTTTCCGCGGAGGCGATCGAGTTGGCTTGGTCACGGTACCACGCCTGTGGGCCGTCAGACTATTCTTGA
- the rny gene encoding ribonuclease Y — translation MAIVYLIIGVLAGLAVGFYYKNLLMQRCTEETRNTVEKMLKDASFQAEAIKTEALLAAKEEILRDKQLLEEEIRDTRRELQGLENRLLRREELSERRTEQIEKKEESLARLQENNEKTRNEILRLKEIQEQELVRIAGLTHEAARVEILDRVEKNLQFEIGMRIRDAEERARKESEKLAREIVVNSIQRYAADFTAENTVSVVSLPSDDMKGRIIGREGRNIRTFEMMTGVDLIIDDTPEAVIISSFDPIRREIARLSLERLIGDGRIHPARIEELIEKARIQVEERVMQEGEQALFDTGIKNVNPDLVKFLGKLVYRTSFGQNVLQHSKEVAFFAGMMATELRMSPTLARRAGLLHDIGKAQNHEAEGPHARIGAEIAARFGERWEIVHAIEAHHNDIDPQTIEAVLIQAADAVSASRPGARREGLESYIRRLENLEKIANDFDGVEKSYAIQAGREVRILVKPEKIDDIQAVKLAHDIVKRVEKELEYPGQIKVTVIRETRAVEYAK, via the coding sequence ATGGCCATAGTCTATCTTATCATCGGTGTTTTGGCCGGTCTCGCGGTGGGTTTCTACTACAAGAACCTTCTGATGCAGCGATGTACCGAAGAAACCCGGAATACAGTCGAGAAGATGTTAAAAGATGCTTCCTTTCAGGCGGAAGCGATAAAAACGGAAGCCCTGTTGGCCGCGAAGGAAGAAATTTTGCGGGATAAACAATTGCTGGAAGAAGAGATACGCGATACCCGGAGAGAGTTGCAGGGGTTGGAAAACCGCTTGCTGCGCCGGGAAGAACTCAGTGAGCGCCGGACGGAACAGATCGAAAAGAAGGAGGAATCGCTTGCCCGGCTCCAGGAAAACAACGAAAAAACCCGTAACGAGATCCTCCGACTGAAAGAAATTCAGGAACAGGAACTGGTCCGGATCGCCGGATTGACTCACGAAGCGGCCCGGGTGGAAATTCTGGACCGAGTAGAAAAAAACTTGCAGTTTGAAATCGGGATGCGGATCAGGGATGCGGAGGAGCGGGCCCGCAAGGAATCGGAAAAGTTGGCCCGTGAAATCGTGGTTAATTCCATCCAGCGTTACGCCGCCGATTTCACCGCGGAAAATACCGTATCCGTGGTTTCATTGCCCAGTGACGATATGAAAGGCCGGATCATCGGCCGGGAAGGCCGGAACATCCGCACTTTCGAGATGATGACCGGGGTGGACCTGATAATCGACGATACTCCCGAGGCGGTGATTATCTCCTCTTTTGATCCGATCCGCCGGGAAATCGCCCGTCTCTCGCTGGAGAGGCTGATCGGGGACGGCCGGATTCATCCGGCCCGGATTGAAGAACTGATTGAAAAGGCCCGGATCCAGGTCGAGGAGCGAGTCATGCAGGAAGGAGAACAGGCCCTCTTCGACACCGGCATCAAGAACGTGAACCCGGACTTGGTCAAATTCCTGGGGAAACTGGTCTATCGCACCAGTTTCGGGCAGAATGTCCTCCAGCATTCTAAGGAAGTGGCCTTTTTCGCCGGGATGATGGCCACGGAATTGAGAATGAGCCCGACGCTCGCACGGCGGGCCGGACTGCTCCACGATATTGGCAAGGCCCAGAACCACGAGGCGGAAGGACCTCATGCCCGGATCGGCGCAGAGATCGCTGCGCGGTTTGGAGAAAGGTGGGAGATCGTCCATGCGATCGAAGCCCACCACAACGATATCGATCCGCAGACGATCGAGGCGGTCTTGATACAAGCCGCCGACGCGGTTTCGGCCTCCCGGCCCGGTGCCCGGCGGGAAGGCTTGGAATCCTATATCCGACGGTTGGAAAACCTGGAAAAAATCGCCAACGATTTCGATGGCGTGGAAAAATCATATGCCATTCAGGCTGGCCGGGAAGTCCGGATTTTGGTCAAACCGGAGAAAATTGACGATATTCAGGCGGTCAAACTCGCCCACGATATCGTCAAAAGGGTTGAGAAAGAACTCGAATACCCCGGACAGATCAAAGTGACGGTCATCCGGGAGACCAGGGCGGTTGAATACGCAAAATAG
- the recA gene encoding recombinase RecA, producing MNEKDEMVQQAIGMIEKKYGKGSIMFLNRDNLLENVEVIKTGSVLLNIALGVGGLPRGRVVEIFGPEGSGKTTIALHSIAQAQKHGGIAAFVDAEHALDPHYVGKIGVQFDKLLISQPDTAEEALDIVDTLVRSGGVDVVVLDSVAALVPRVELEGSIGDQTIGLQARLMSQALRKLTGYISKTRTVAIFVNQLREKIGVMFGPSETTPGGRALKFYASVRIDVRKRDFIRDGNDQIVGSKTRLKVVKNKVASPFKEVEIELFYGEGISQEGEIVNLAEDTKVLKKSGSWYSFEEFRLGQGRDNVRAYLRENQDVAEKILIAALEKMEVSPQLAMN from the coding sequence GTGAACGAAAAAGACGAGATGGTCCAACAGGCCATCGGTATGATTGAGAAAAAGTATGGTAAAGGATCTATCATGTTTTTGAACCGGGACAATTTGCTCGAAAACGTTGAGGTGATCAAGACCGGTTCCGTGCTTCTCAATATCGCGTTAGGGGTCGGTGGACTTCCCCGCGGCCGGGTGGTGGAAATTTTCGGTCCGGAAGGATCCGGCAAGACGACGATCGCCTTACACTCCATCGCCCAGGCCCAGAAACATGGCGGAATCGCGGCTTTCGTCGACGCCGAGCATGCTTTGGATCCGCACTATGTCGGGAAAATTGGGGTTCAATTCGACAAACTCCTGATCTCTCAACCGGATACCGCCGAAGAGGCCCTCGATATCGTTGACACCTTGGTCAGGAGCGGTGGGGTCGACGTGGTGGTTCTCGATTCGGTGGCGGCCCTGGTACCCCGGGTGGAATTGGAAGGGAGTATCGGTGACCAGACGATCGGCCTGCAGGCCCGTTTGATGTCTCAAGCCCTGCGCAAACTGACCGGCTATATCAGCAAGACTCGGACGGTAGCGATTTTCGTCAACCAACTTCGGGAGAAAATCGGAGTCATGTTTGGCCCCTCGGAAACTACTCCCGGGGGAAGAGCGTTGAAGTTTTACGCCAGCGTTAGAATCGATGTTCGGAAAAGGGATTTTATCAGGGATGGAAACGATCAAATCGTCGGGTCCAAAACCCGTCTGAAAGTAGTGAAGAACAAGGTGGCCTCGCCTTTCAAGGAAGTGGAGATCGAACTCTTCTATGGTGAAGGTATATCCCAGGAGGGAGAGATCGTGAATCTGGCTGAAGATACCAAAGTCTTGAAAAAATCGGGGAGTTGGTATTCCTTTGAGGAATTCCGACTGGGCCAGGGCCGGGACAATGTCCGGGCATATCTTCGGGAAAATCAGGATGTGGCCGAGAAAATCCTGATTGCCGCCCTGGAAAAAATGGAGGTATCCCCCCAGTTGGCCATGAATTGA
- a CDS encoding TIGR00282 family metallophosphoesterase: MRFLVIGDVVGKPGRKLVSHYLAELREELRIDATIVNGENAAGGLGITPEVSEELFACGVDVITTGNHVWDKKEIIEYLPTQRRLLRPLNYPPGVPGEGFVLISDPVAPWAVINASGRVFMGALDCPFQRIEQELTHLRRSTRIILVDFHAEATSEKMAMGWFLDGQVSCLFGTHTHVATADERIFPNGTAYITDIGMTGAHDSVIGVEVEIILNRFLTGMPVKNAVAKDNLRLNGIVVDIDPASGRANDIFRVSRG; the protein is encoded by the coding sequence TTGCGGTTTCTCGTGATTGGAGACGTGGTCGGCAAGCCGGGCCGGAAACTGGTGAGCCATTACCTCGCGGAACTCCGCGAGGAATTGAGGATCGATGCGACGATCGTCAATGGAGAGAATGCGGCCGGTGGGTTGGGAATCACCCCGGAAGTCAGTGAAGAATTGTTTGCCTGCGGGGTAGACGTGATTACCACCGGCAACCATGTTTGGGATAAAAAGGAGATCATCGAATACCTGCCGACCCAGCGCCGTCTCCTCCGGCCCTTGAATTACCCGCCCGGGGTGCCGGGGGAAGGCTTTGTGCTCATTAGTGATCCCGTTGCGCCTTGGGCGGTGATCAACGCCAGCGGTCGGGTGTTCATGGGGGCGCTGGATTGTCCCTTTCAACGCATTGAGCAAGAATTGACACACCTTCGGCGGAGCACCCGGATTATCCTGGTCGATTTTCATGCCGAGGCGACTTCGGAAAAAATGGCGATGGGGTGGTTCCTGGACGGCCAGGTCTCCTGCCTGTTCGGGACCCATACCCACGTAGCCACCGCTGATGAACGGATCTTTCCCAACGGGACGGCTTACATCACCGATATCGGGATGACCGGGGCTCACGATTCGGTTATCGGGGTCGAAGTGGAGATCATACTTAACCGCTTCCTGACCGGCATGCCGGTAAAAAATGCCGTGGCTAAGGACAACCTTCGCTTGAACGGCATCGTGGTGGATATTGACCCAGCTAGCGGCAGAGCCAATGACATTTTCCGGGTGAGCCGGGGGTAG
- the thpR gene encoding RNA 2',3'-cyclic phosphodiesterase: protein MSERCFRAFIAANLSPQAVDFIHQTIQDRRNHFSNTRWVDPGRVHITLRFFAGFSEDSVSKIRDLLNSLSGTTRPFPLRLEGLGVFPSSRRARVLWLGIDSNASAVLRNLAARLEQSLGTLGFEREERSFRAHVTLGRFSTPQAIDIRQIQLSTSYATTIDRLAFYQSTLTPQGPVYRVWSEARLGKAGGKTGGKTGGKTGY from the coding sequence ATGTCTGAGCGATGCTTTCGGGCTTTCATCGCCGCCAACCTCTCGCCCCAAGCTGTAGACTTTATCCATCAAACGATCCAGGACCGGCGGAATCATTTTTCCAACACCAGATGGGTGGACCCGGGACGGGTCCATATTACCTTACGTTTCTTTGCGGGATTTTCCGAGGATAGCGTATCCAAAATCCGAGACCTTCTAAATTCCCTGTCCGGAACCACCCGGCCATTTCCTCTGCGCCTGGAAGGCCTGGGAGTGTTTCCTTCCTCCCGGCGGGCCCGGGTGCTGTGGCTGGGGATTGACTCGAACGCGTCTGCGGTGCTCAGGAACCTGGCTGCCCGCCTGGAACAAAGCCTGGGAACCCTGGGGTTTGAACGGGAAGAACGCTCCTTCCGCGCTCACGTCACCCTGGGACGGTTTTCCACCCCTCAGGCGATCGACATCCGTCAAATCCAGCTTTCCACCTCCTATGCAACTACGATCGACCGGCTTGCGTTTTACCAAAGCACCCTCACCCCCCAAGGTCCGGTCTACCGGGTATGGAGCGAAGCAAGGCTGGGAAAAGCAGGCGGAAAAACAGGCGGAAAAACAGGCGGAAAAACAGGCTATTAG